The Anabas testudineus chromosome 5, fAnaTes1.2, whole genome shotgun sequence region TGACGAGTAGCCCCTGGCACTGGTCTCAGCGGGTGGCCCTCAGGGTAGGCCTTCCTGTCTCCATAGTTGATGCTTCCTGCACTGCCAAAGGTACCAAGTCGCCTCTTTTCTGGGCTCTCCATACGAGCCTTGCTTATAGACATCTTGTGGGGGCTGCTGGGACAGGCTGCAGCCCGCGGCGGAGTGTCAGCCACTCTGGTTGGGCTGTGGGTCTCTGGACCACTCCGGCGGCGTGGGATTGCAGCACCATCTGACCTCAACCTCACCCTGCAGAGATGGATCAGATCAGAACAGCAGTCAAACAAGGGAACTCCTCTTCAGTGGCACAAagattgaaaacaaaaaagtgttgTTATTTATATCCACCTCCCCATGCCTCCTCCAAAGCTGTAATCAGGTGACTGTTCACATGGTGATGGGGCGTCATTTTTGGAGGAGCCTTTTTCATCCAGCAGTGGTCCACTGCTCGCTTCACTGTCTGCTTTCTGGCTGAGATTATCTGAGAAGGCATCATCCctaaaacagcagagagactAGTGATGAGCATAAAGTACGTTGTGCACAAAAAGCACATACACTAAACTTTAATATGCAATACTGAGTATAACTGAGTcaagtatataaaaaaaaacattattcagtATTATAATGTTGTCACTGATGATGGTCTGTAAAATAACAAGTGACTAACTTTTAAAGAGAGATACTAATCATATAGAGAATTACATGACAGCTCCTGAAACGCGTTTCACTGTTACTCACATATCTTGGACTACAATGTACTGATGTGGGATCAGACCATCCACACCGTTATGGCGGCCCTCCCACCAGTCTTCAGATGCTCGGTgatacagaagaagagaagctcCCTTCTTGAAGGACAGCTCCCTGGGGCTGCGTCCCACATAATCAAACTTGGCAATAGCCTCAATTTGTTCAACctctaaaaaatataaacagacaaaaagatattatcaaaaaaaaaacataaataacgACATGGTACTGATTGTATTCAAGGTACAGACATAATAAGTAATGCTATTTCTTTCCCGGACAACATGATACGCAATCTTGGCCCAATTCAAGATCCAGtaccaaaacaaacatatgtAATTCTAACTTATCCTTTGccacatttacataattaataTGATCTAAGGCAAAATACTGTTGTGTATAAATAGAAGGGAAAAGCTtttttgtgcctaaaataaaagacatgtgTACGTTGTATTTCAATAGTCCAACCAGCAGAGGTCAGTCAATCTTAACACTGTGTTTAACATAAATTATCTTTGAGCAGGAAAACTTAAAATCAGAGACATGTTAAGGAtgagaaaagcattttaattaacaattgCGGTTTTGTACAACTTTGGCTTCAATTGTAATAAAACGTTACCATCATCACAGCAAAGTTTGTATGTTCTCATGAATTACAACATCTACCTGCTTTTCTAGTCAATGAAAACTAAGCTATTGCCAGAGAACTCCAACTGAACTGACTCCAACACGCACTGCAGAGCCACAgagtttaaaatgtcacataagACTCAGTATTAAGGCCAGGAAGAGCAGAACCTACAGCAGGCAATCAGCTTTTGTTCTCTTCTTCAAGAGTGAGAAAACAAGGAACGGGACGACACTCATTGCAAATACAGCCAAAAGCACAGATGAAGCTGTGAGATAAGGTCATCCCACTGTGACCCAACACTCTCTGTACTTCATAGGCCTGTCTGTTCAGTCTACTCTGACAGATAATATTCTGTGTATCACCTGTGTTTTGGCTTTTTGAGCCTGCCCCAGTTATGTATTCAAAGCTCACAGGAGAAATGGGGAAATACTGCACAAAGGAGAAAGTCCCAAGAGAATTGCTGACTAATGCTGAACAAAGAGCGagcaggggaggagggagaaggggggAGTGAAAGAGAGCGAGCAAGGagacacgcatacacacacagagagcacagagagagagagagatggatcAAAGAGGCAATGCTGCATGCCAACACTGTTTAGTCAACTCGCCTTCAGCTTCAAACATCACATAAGCCTTCGCGATCATAAGCTGTTGCAGCGCAAACCTTCCTCACCCCTCAGTCACAATCCTTAAAAAAAGAGGTCAGTACATACTTAACTCTTTCTCATCCTAAAAGACTGCTGGAATCACATCTTACCTATTCACAGGTGTAATTCATACTCTTTGAAAGATGTGGATAGCTTTGAAATGCTTCTCtttaaatgatcaaactgacagactgtaacatcagtaaaaaacattatttcatatttgtttctAACGCAACTACTGGGACTCTGAATTTTAATATTGCTCTAAGTATTTGTgtgaatgcaaaaaaaacagcaatagGTTGCAAcaatttgttttgctttgtacAGTATCATCAAATAAACCAACATCTATTCCTAGATCCGACCTTCATTCAGTGCACACAGATAAGATCCAGTTCACATCACTACTAATATTAGATGCAGTGAATCAGATAAAGTGAGTCTACAGCCATCCTAGTAGCCCTGTTAGCTCAATGTATGTCATGCACGTTtacatttaatcttttttttttaagccaaaaaagcaaaagtgaaGCAGCATATTGTTCCATGTTGACCATCTTACTAACATTTAccaattaaaacaacaaagtaccggacagattattttttattctaggAGGGTACTAGATGTGAAGTCAGGAGCTCATTAAAGTCAGTATAATTCATTTTCTGCGCATCAAATTTTATGCAGTCAGTTGTtcaaatatttcagtctggaccaactGCCAGGTCAACACTGCTATCCCCAAAACTGCGCTGCTGGTATAACATACCAGCAGCACACCATACATAACACACCAAAGCAATAACAAAATGATGTACAGACCTTCATCACTAGTGTGTGGTTCGGTGCCATTGTCAGCCTCATCAATGGTCCCTGGTTCACTGTGAGGGCTGTCACTGCAGTAGCAAATGAAAGTGAAGTCACTGTCTGATCAGAACATGACAAATATAATAAGTttatgaacaataaaaatgttcaagAGAGTCATTAGTTAATATAACGTCACAGGGTCCCcttaaaatgaacacaattcAGAGGTGACAGAACTCTCATctcaacatatacagtataacgGTCCCTTTCTCTACATCTGGTCCAGCTGATACTCACCAGTACTCCTCCCCTCCAGTCATGCACTTTTCATACATTGGGCCATCCAGCTCACGCTGACTGGGAAAGATGACTTCATTATGAATGATGATGGTCTTTATGACTTCATTAACATGTGCCTGGCACGCTACAGGATCCTGGCCATCTGGGATGGGCATCAGGGTCGGACCAAAGCAGATAGCCAAATTGTATGAATCCATCATGTTCTCATCACTGTACTGGGAGAGACTGAGGAAAAGAACAacattgtgcatttgtgcataAAAGACAGACTAAAGTATAGGCTACAGTTTTGACAAGCATTGCATACTTGATTGTGCACCTTGGTTAACATTTGTCTAGAAGGAGTATGGTGATGGGGGTATAGGAAAAGGGAGTAAAAACCAGGGGGTATTAAACCAAAACTCAGGTAGTCAAACTCAAGTAATAACTTCTAAGTAATAAATTCTAAAACACTGCAGCCACAGTGACATGAGTGTAGTTCTTGCatgatattaaatatatttagtagCGGTTTTGCCCAATAAAACTATATTGAGGTTAGAGGTAATGTGCAGGATCAAATGTCACTGCCTTTCTAGTAAAAAGAACAGATTCATATTTATATACTAAGCTATGGGTTCTAACTAGGTGCATTGAAGATCGTTGTAAACTCACTGATTGAGAAAAGCAAACAGGTATCTCATGACGATTATGATGGTCCGAGGAAGAGTCACAATAATCTGCTGGATGTGGTGAGCTCTCTCAGCTCCAGACTCCAGCTCTgaaaaaacacaggacagagaTAAGATAGAGAGAAGATGTACCCACAATTGGTTTATATTGTGACAAATGGCAGAAGAACACGGCTTTAAAACGTATGTGAGCACTGAGGCCATAACAACACTGTCGACTGAAAGACTCAAGCGCAAAAAATGATTAAAGTGAGGCTACAGCGCTGAATCACAAAAACAAGGGAAATTGTGAAAACTGTTACTTGACACTTTAATAGATGCCCCCTTCTGCCTTTCACCAGACCTCTAAGGCAAACTGAGTGATCAAACTATTAGAAACAGCAGGAAAGTGATTCTGTGGTGAACTCCAACATGTGGCCCAGATTCGTCTCCTTCTACTAGCTTTCTGTTAAATATCAGGCAGAGAGCCCTGGTGTGAAGATTGCTTCCATATGCTGCACTGCGtgcctttctcttcttcagtcaGGCTAAGCTGAGTAAAGAACTGCAAggtgtattttgtcttttttatttgaccAGTCCCCTCATCAGGACTGTgattgttttgaatgttttctgccgtgtgtgactcactgatgGTCGAGATGAAGTCCAGGAACCGCTCCTTTGGGAAGAGGGGGTTCTCCAGTCCTCTGAAGTACAGCTTTAGCACCCCAGCCACTGAGTTAATGTCATGCTCATTTTGGTCATCAATCAGCGGATCTTCACCTGATTAACCAAAATATGTGTGATTTCATTGCAGGCATTTAATGAATTTCAAGTGTCTGTGCcatgaaaacatgaattataatgttgtttgattttgactCACCCCTCTCAAATGAGTTTTTAATATCATTGACCTCCACCTGTGATCCTGGCACACGAAATATGCCTTGCTGCTGCAACCCTGAAAGAAATACAACCCAGGCAGATATAGATTCAGAGTTACACTAGCAGATCTCAATATTATTTCCAAACCCCAGTGCTAGCTTCGTGAAAACAGATTGGAAACACATAACACAGAACAGGAAATGTAATCTAGTCATAAAGGGAGATGCGTATTTTTCCAGGAGAGGGCCCCTCAGTGAGGCTGCAGCATATGGTTTCAGTTAGAGGGTTCCTAATCAGTTTTCTGGAGTTTCATTAGGTCCAGATCCAGAGGAAAGGCCTGTAGGCAACAGCAATGAGCTGAAGACAGATGTGAAGGTAGACAGGGAGGAGTTATAAAAAGGGTGGGAGGGCGGCTGGACCCACTAAACAAAGACCAATGGGACTTTTCAAAACTCTGTGTGTGACCTATTGGTATAAGCTTGTCAAATCAATAGCTGGCAGTTGAGAGCCTCAGAAACTAAGGTGGAAAACAGAGCAGGTCAGTCTCTGTACCTGCGGCTATTTGTGAAAATGGATTGCTTCATCAAATAGCTGCTGCATAAGACTAAAGGAATTTTCAAAGGCCTTCAGAGTTTGCTTCCTTTCTCTGCCCTTTCACAGAAAAGTAGGAGCGGGATGATGGGAGACTTACCGTACAGATTGATGTATCTAATACAGCTCTCAACAACAAGTGGAATTGGTTGACCTGAAtcctgaaatgaaataattaaaaaaatatatataaaaggcAAGATGCATAATAGCaaaaaataactgtataatTAATTGTTGATGATAtcacaaataacaaacaaaacaatctaactgcttattcttattcttattcttattgtGTTAAGCCACTAGTAAGAACCATAAGCAAAGACATTTGTTAATTGCACAATTGCAACTGTTAAAAATGCAGAATCCTAGCAGCATGCACGTGAAGCTGGAGCAGTAGCGAATACATTACAACTACCggtagttttattttgtcttgtgaCCTGACCTGTACTCTCTAACAACAGAGGTACCTGAATGCGGGTACGGGCATTCCTTCTTCCTCTGGGCCAGAGAGCAGCAAAGCACAGAGAAGCGGAGGAAGAGCAGAGAAGCATAACATTAGAAAAGCTCGGATGAAGAACGACCCCCGCTGCAGGTTAAAGAAGGTCAAGCACAGGAACAAAGCAGATCCACTGCTGTCTCCTACCTCCCCGTCATTCAAACAGTGACTGGACTTAGAAATACAGTATAGCTAGATATGATAAATGGTTCTAGAGGGGAATAAAGAGACAGCTGACTGCCACTCTGTATGTCTGCACTGGCAGATTCatggaaggaaggaaaaggatTAGAGGTTAAACAGAGGCGTTATATCATGATCAAGGTCAGCTGGAAGACAGAAAGGAACAGAAGGGCAAAGCGAGGAAGAGAATCTGAGCAAAGTCTGTCTTCCCCTCCTTCTCTACAGGGGCTGCTCAGTCATACACCACCAGAGGGTACCTTGATGAAGTTCTCCATATTGCCGTTAAACAGCTTATGGTTATACATGGAGCGTGGCCTAGGCTTCCGCATTTTCTGTGGTTTAGGGGGAAGGGTGGGGGGCCTGGGAAATGATGGACAAAGGgaacaaaaacattcacattctgTGAAACTAAAGAACTAGATGTGGTTCTAGTGCAGGTAGGAACAAGTTGCTGCTAAAACAAcaaggaataaaaaaatgtcCACGCATTCTTAACatgaaacactgtttttttttttatcattatgtcCTGACATGTTAATTAATCTTGATGTTGACTCACTACCAACACACAGATTAATGAACATTATAGACAAAGCAGCTTCACTTTAATCGCTCATATTTTATGTTGAAACACCAaaaatcaacacagaaacaggtcagaataatttattttgaagttcGGTGAGATGCAGCTAAGTCGTTTAAATATTGATGCCATCCTTTTAATTACATCTTTCCATTAATTAcaagtaattaattaaatatgacCATTAATGACAAGTCATTGCAAAGCCATGCCATATAACCATATATACAGCGTAACGTAGTAAATTAATTTGACAGTTATATTTtaggtaaatatttaaatgtgctcatATTTTTGGGTATATTGTTTACCAACTACCACTGAGGTGCTTGTGCTGGGTCTTTTCACTGGTGGTATTAAATATTctaatgttttgaaatgaatgGAGTAAACAGATGCAGTTCACTTATCAGAGGAGATCTTACCTTGTAGTTCCACACTCAGCTCTTTCCcctgtggaaaaacaagcacaagAGGGACATGTTGTATACTAGTGTCGTTATGGTACACATTATACAGACTCCTGTCAGTGTCCAGCCTCAGTGAGGGGTGTGAGGACGCACAACACAACTATTGAGAGAGAGATGAATGGAACGGCGCTCACACCATGGTTAAAGCTATTGAGTAGTCATCGCTGAAAAGCTCAGGGGACCCAGAGGACCCTGTGGGGTTAGTAGCCTCCTCTCAGAGCAAAGAAAAGGGGATggtgtctgcagtgtgtgtgtgtgtgtgcgtgtgtgtgtgtgtgtgtgtgatagaaaGGGAGGGGTCCATCAGTGTTTAGACTAAGCAATGTCTGTGCTGGCTCACTGAGCCCATTGTTATAGGTTTCTATCAACATACGCACATGTTATAGGCCTATACACTGAGTGTTTCTAAAGACAACACATTCTGCAAAATCAAAGTCAGCTACATTCTTGTTGAGTTAATAACACCTGGCAAATTATTCTGCTTATAGCAACATACATTGTAAAAAGACGATTTTCCAATGGCCCAGCGTTTCTTCATGAAGTGACAGTAAGAGCGACTGCATGATTACCTTGAAGGGACTCGAAATAAAGAAACGGCTACAATCACTCAAAAGTATTAACATAATTTCTTCACTCCGCCTAACAATGGACAAAAAGAGCAAAGGCTAACCCATTTCTCAGCACGTTATTCTGGCAGATGGGACAAGGTCTCTGAAGCATTCATGCGAAGAAACAACAGCACGTTTCCAAGACATCATTCCTCTGAGTGATAGCCCTGTCTACCTCTGACCAATCAACCTCAACATTACACTCAAGTTTCTCAGgaataagcaaaaaaaaagtcagtgctgatttttttctcctctcagtcATAGAGGAGCtatccattttaaaaacatagaaGGTGACAAACAAGTCAAATTCATTAAACAGGGAAAATGGTGACTCCTTATTTGGTTAACGAGGGCTGGCAGATATCCTAGCAACATCTTGTCTGGTGCCAAAGCTCGACATTATGCTTTTATTAATACATGCAGCAAGATGTAAACGCCATGTGGCACTCACCAGTTTCATCTTGTTCCCTCTGCCATGCTCACACACaaccacgcacacacacaaacgcattATTTTGGGTGTGAAGCAACGAGCTAACGAATCCTACTCAGACCCTGATTGATCAGCTGAATAATTAAACATGGGTGGTACCTGGAGACTCCATATGTTGTGTTCATACACTCTCTCAGTTGCTCTACTGCAGGCATACAAACAGATCTGTCCAGAGACTTATATCAACCACAAATTGAGTGTCACAGCGCGCAGTTGTTTGCACAACTCGGAAGGTATAACAAGCACAGGTTGAGATCCTGAGAGCTtgacaaagcaaaataaatgatgaattaaGACTTAAATGCAAGGTGTAAAATTTGGAAATGTACACGTGTGATTCAAGGACTCAGCTGGTTGAGCCTGATGCAGTTCTCTTTTAGGTGAACCCCTGATGcaagagcagctgcagaaatggGCACAGGCCTGGTCCTGCTGATTGATTGGGCGTAAATTGCTTACGGCTGACGTGACAAGGGGACCCCTGGGAAAGGGAGGGGCCAAGGGATGTCTTTCTTTCAAAGCCTGGAAATGGAACACTTCCCTGCAGCTAGACTAACTGGATAACGTCAACACCAGTAGAGATAAGTAGACATGGATACCTCAAAGTGAGTGTGGTCTGTTTTTGGGGAGATAGTTCACATTTGAATATCAActctcatctcttcttctctttcctgttgtCCTAGAAAATCTCATCTGTGCAGCCACCTATAACTCCTTTCATGCTGGTTTTTAGATAAGACCTACACCAATATCAaggcagcaaacagcagagctAAGGCAGGATTCTGTGGGTTATAATTACAGGACACTTGGTCAGACATGCCATTAAAAGACATCATCAAAGAGAGATATACTGTAGAGACTCCTTACCTTCACCCAGCGTCTGCTTCAGTAAGTCATGCTTGGCCTGCAGCTTAATAATGAGGTTACTGCCATTCAGATACTCCTTGAATTTCTAGACAGACAGGTGAAGACAGCAATCAATACAGAAGAGCAGCATTTATCCAGTTTAACAAATCAACATAAATCCAGTCTGTTCTCAGTTTTATTGAATTTCCATTTTCAAAGCATGTGAAGTGATGGCTTGTTTATGAAAAACAGTTAAAGCTAAAGTTCACAATGGGCAGGCCGGCAGCCATAAACACAGTTTGGACAGTTAAAAAGATCAAAGTCACTATAAACTCACTGAAAAGTAGAACATCTCGGTCTCCTGTTGATTTGACCTCCTCTTGGCTACATTCAGCTTGCTCATGTAGGATTCAGAGGCTACAGACTTAATGGATTCAGTGGAGCGACTATGTTGGAAGGCATCTGACACGTCAAAGTCCTCCACCGTCAGCATGTCCTGCAGCGTTTGCATTGTAGCATCCAAGGTCTTTCTCACCTACAAAGACAGGTTGGAATAAAGATGACAAACGATGCCTCATGTCATATCTTACTCGGTCTTGGACATATTTCCCTTTTCTTGAGAGCGAATACTATTCATTCAAAACCTTAGTGAAAAAGAAGCAACTGATAACATTTTCAAGGGCAAAAGTAAGCAATTAGCATATTTATATCAATGACAGAATGATCCTTAAACAATAAATGACCTTGAATGGCAAAGTAATGGCACCAAGCAGCATCAGAACAGGCACCATCAGACTATGAGCTGACAATGAAGAGAACATGAAAATACTCTGTTCAGGGCTGAGATTGATAAAGCTCATTTTCAGGAATGGCAAGCATCATCCATTATCTCCCAGAACATGAGAGGGGGAAACAACAGAGCCATTGGCACAGGCCTCGGTTATGATCACTTCAAATGTGTGCCTTTATACGTATGTGCATCTCTTAATGAGAAAGCCCTCTCTTTATCATAAACATCAAATAGTCAGTTTCATATATAACTTGATAGAAAACACAACCTTGGTGCTGTGACAATCTGAATATATTCTCAGCTCCCGCAGAGCAGGGGGCCATTGGAGGGTAACTGCAATAAGAACAGATGGTGATGTGGCCCT contains the following coding sequences:
- the srgap3 gene encoding SLIT-ROBO Rho GTPase-activating protein 3, which gives rise to MSSTRFKKDKEIIGDYETQVKEIRNQLVEQFKCLEQQSESRIQLLQDLQEFFRRKAEIELEYSRSLEKLAERFSSKIRSSREHQQFKKDQHLLSSVNCWYLVLNQIRRESRDHATLSDIYTNNVIVRLAQIGEDVIRLFKKSKDIGIQMHEELVKVTNELYTVMKTYHMYHTESISAESKLKDAEKQEEKQFSKSGDLNVNLLRHEDRQPRRSSVRKIEKMKEKRQAKYSENKLKCTKARNDYLLNLAATNAVVAKYYIHDVSDMIDCCDLGYHASLARAFRTYLSAEYNLETSRHEGLDIIENAVDNLDSRSDKHKIMDMHNQVFCPPMRFEYLPHMGDEVCQVSAQQPVQTELLMRYHQLQSRLATLKIENEEVRKTLDATMQTLQDMLTVEDFDVSDAFQHSRSTESIKSVASESYMSKLNVAKRRSNQQETEMFYFSKFKEYLNGSNLIIKLQAKHDLLKQTLGEGERAECGTTRPPTLPPKPQKMRKPRPRSMYNHKLFNGNMENFIKDSGQPIPLVVESCIRYINLYGLQQQGIFRVPGSQVEVNDIKNSFERGEDPLIDDQNEHDINSVAGVLKLYFRGLENPLFPKERFLDFISTIKLESGAERAHHIQQIIVTLPRTIIIVMRYLFAFLNHLSQYSDENMMDSYNLAICFGPTLMPIPDGQDPVACQAHVNEVIKTIIIHNEVIFPSQRELDGPMYEKCMTGGEEYCDSPHSEPGTIDEADNGTEPHTSDEEVEQIEAIAKFDYVGRSPRELSFKKGASLLLYHRASEDWWEGRHNGVDGLIPHQYIVVQDMDDAFSDNLSQKADSEASSGPLLDEKGSSKNDAPSPCEQSPDYSFGGGMGRVRLRSDGAAIPRRRSGPETHSPTRVADTPPRAAACPSSPHKMSISKARMESPEKRRLGTFGSAGSINYGDRKAYPEGHPLRPVPGATRHSSLGDHKSLETEALAEDIEKTMTTALHELRELERQNTVKQAPDVVLDTLEPMKNPVSSEPGSPLHTIMIRDPDAAMRRSSSSTSEMMTTFKPALSARLVGAQLRPPSMRPVRPPPTQHRSSSSSSSGVGSPAVTPTEKIFPSNNASAGSNLNTSSDAGDKSGTM